Proteins encoded within one genomic window of Granulicella pectinivorans:
- the alr gene encoding alanine racemase — translation MSSTITISEPHLRQNIAAARRILGETDLLAVIKADAYGHGAALCAPLFARAGLPWLGVTDALEGAEVRKALQAAGFPEGPRILIMTAPPGDPDEANEAAELAVAHNLTPIVSAASQLAPLARAVAGTPHTLPIHVEIDSGMSRQGVPPGPVLRAFGEALLHYPKLHIDGVCTHLASAECTDAQQTLEQLQRFAMSSGDLSARADLMPAWRHLGNTSTLDNASPAAAEIIQHFALQTAQDGATPIVRCGLGLYGYSLPLEPDAPNEARLHSQLHPVLTWTTTVTAIEDVPAGARIGYSATYTARRPMRLALLPVGYADGLRRSLSSTNDEPGGWVMIGGHKAPVVGRISMNLTTVDVTHIDCGPGTPVTLLGPGATAEDHARLAHCLPYEILCGLRATYRVVLPDGAPTAGHAIA, via the coding sequence ATGTCCAGCACCATTACCATCTCCGAGCCGCATCTCCGGCAGAATATCGCCGCCGCTCGCCGCATTCTTGGCGAAACTGATCTCCTGGCGGTCATCAAGGCCGATGCGTACGGCCACGGAGCGGCACTCTGCGCGCCCCTCTTTGCTCGTGCCGGGCTTCCCTGGCTGGGGGTGACCGACGCCCTCGAAGGAGCGGAGGTCCGCAAAGCGCTCCAGGCTGCGGGATTCCCAGAAGGCCCGCGCATCCTCATCATGACGGCGCCTCCGGGCGATCCTGACGAAGCGAACGAAGCTGCTGAACTTGCCGTCGCCCATAACCTTACGCCGATCGTCTCCGCTGCATCGCAGCTCGCGCCTCTCGCCCGGGCCGTTGCCGGCACACCGCACACCCTTCCGATTCACGTAGAGATCGACAGCGGCATGTCCCGTCAGGGAGTGCCCCCGGGGCCGGTTCTCAGGGCCTTTGGCGAAGCACTTCTCCACTACCCAAAGCTCCACATCGACGGCGTTTGCACGCATCTCGCCTCCGCCGAATGCACCGATGCCCAACAAACCCTGGAGCAGCTTCAACGCTTCGCGATGTCCTCTGGCGATCTCTCTGCCCGGGCCGATCTCATGCCCGCGTGGCGTCATCTCGGCAACACCTCCACGCTCGACAACGCGAGCCCTGCGGCCGCCGAGATCATCCAGCATTTCGCGCTTCAGACTGCACAGGACGGAGCGACTCCGATCGTGCGCTGTGGTCTTGGCCTCTACGGCTACTCGCTGCCCCTCGAACCCGACGCACCGAACGAAGCACGTCTCCACAGCCAGCTCCATCCGGTGCTCACATGGACGACCACCGTTACCGCCATCGAGGACGTACCGGCTGGAGCTCGCATCGGCTATAGCGCTACGTACACGGCTCGCCGTCCCATGCGACTGGCTCTTCTGCCCGTGGGATACGCCGATGGTCTGCGCCGATCGCTTTCCAGCACCAACGATGAACCTGGAGGGTGGGTCATGATCGGCGGGCACAAGGCACCCGTTGTGGGCCGCATCTCCATGAACCTGACCACGGTCGACGTCACCCATATTGACTGTGGGCCCGGAACCCCGGTAACGCTGCTGGGGCCCGGGGCGACCGCCGAAGATCATGCGCGACTGGCTCACTGCCTGCCGTACGAGATTCTTTGTGGACTCAGAGCGACATATCGCGTGGTTCTGCCGGACGGGGCGCCTACGGCCGGACATGCGATAGCATGA
- a CDS encoding Gfo/Idh/MocA family protein → MSKLKTAVIGAGAFGRNHLRVLAELDATGHDVALAAVVDANPATAQAAAEKYGIPAFSTVEELLAADLGVKAAAVAVPTVHHASTAAKLLVAGVDLLIEKPLAANLQEADQILALAAEHDRIVQPGHLERFNPAVLAARAHIHRPMFFESHRLSIFTPRSLDVDVVLDLMIHDLDIVLSFVQSPVREVRAVGLPVLSRKVDIANVRLEFENGCIANFTASRVSTETVRKLRFFQPRQYLSLDFARRDLLLIDVSEAAAAAAALDPAQFAALAAAHAAKGGHPTAGLNLKKLDVQEGEPLRLEIESFLNAVRTRTQPQVTAHQGRAALALALEINVAIATHAQRAGL, encoded by the coding sequence ATGTCTAAGCTCAAAACGGCCGTCATCGGCGCTGGAGCCTTCGGTCGCAACCACCTTCGCGTTCTCGCCGAGCTGGACGCCACCGGCCACGATGTGGCACTCGCCGCCGTCGTCGACGCAAACCCCGCCACTGCGCAGGCCGCCGCCGAAAAGTACGGGATCCCCGCCTTCTCCACGGTCGAAGAGCTCCTCGCCGCCGACCTTGGAGTGAAGGCAGCCGCGGTCGCCGTTCCTACCGTCCACCACGCTTCCACGGCGGCAAAGCTCCTGGTCGCCGGAGTCGATCTCCTGATCGAAAAGCCGCTTGCGGCGAATCTGCAGGAGGCGGACCAGATCCTCGCGCTTGCTGCGGAGCATGACCGTATCGTTCAGCCAGGGCATCTGGAGCGCTTCAACCCTGCCGTGCTCGCCGCCCGCGCCCACATTCACCGGCCCATGTTCTTCGAGAGCCACCGCCTGAGCATCTTCACGCCGCGGTCGCTCGACGTGGACGTTGTGCTGGACCTCATGATCCACGATCTGGACATCGTCCTGTCATTCGTCCAGAGTCCTGTGCGCGAGGTCCGCGCGGTTGGACTTCCGGTTCTGTCGCGCAAAGTCGACATCGCTAACGTCCGGCTGGAGTTCGAGAACGGCTGCATCGCCAACTTCACGGCGAGCCGGGTGTCGACGGAGACCGTCCGCAAGCTCCGCTTCTTCCAGCCGAGGCAGTACCTTTCCCTGGACTTCGCACGCCGGGACCTTTTGCTGATCGACGTCAGCGAAGCCGCCGCTGCGGCCGCCGCGCTCGATCCCGCCCAGTTCGCCGCCCTGGCCGCTGCGCACGCCGCCAAAGGGGGGCACCCCACCGCCGGCCTGAACCTGAAGAAGCTGGACGTGCAGGAGGGCGAGCCGCTGCGGCTGGAGATCGAGTCGTTCCTGAACGCCGTCCGCACCCGCACCCAGCCGCAGGTCACGGCCCATCAGGGCAGAGCCGCCCTGGCTTTGGCGCTGGAAATCAACGTGGCCATCGCGACCCACGCCCAGCGCGCCGGCCTCTAA
- a CDS encoding DUF4292 domain-containing protein, translated as MRKTCAILLAGTLAPMLTGCFSSTRYVKVHAAPPVVMSVSLDTLVDKLDRQFEAIKTLNANVTIAASTAGATAGEVKDYSAFRGYIFVRKPEDMRVILMVPIIGRALDMVSTGNDFTLLMMLPNKTRAIKGTDTVTTPSKNPLENLRPGVFFDALIVRSIGKDEYVTMTESSRLVEPETKKHEAIYEPDYDIAVMKVKSGRTMVRLRTIHISRTDLEPYQQDIYDENGRIVTTVQYSKYQTFGDLQFPTEIAIDRPLDKYSLKVAVQKLTPNQKIDDDQFELQLPTGVTVETLK; from the coding sequence ATGAGAAAAACCTGCGCGATCCTGTTGGCGGGAACGCTTGCGCCCATGTTGACGGGTTGCTTCAGCTCGACGCGCTATGTGAAGGTGCATGCGGCGCCCCCGGTCGTGATGTCGGTTTCGCTCGATACGCTGGTCGATAAATTGGACAGGCAGTTTGAGGCGATCAAGACCCTGAATGCAAATGTCACCATCGCGGCCAGCACGGCGGGAGCCACGGCGGGCGAGGTGAAGGACTACTCGGCGTTTCGCGGATACATCTTTGTGCGGAAACCGGAGGATATGCGGGTCATCCTGATGGTGCCGATCATCGGCCGCGCGCTCGACATGGTCAGCACGGGGAACGACTTTACGCTGCTGATGATGTTGCCGAACAAGACCAGGGCCATCAAAGGTACCGACACGGTGACGACGCCGTCGAAGAATCCTCTCGAAAATCTGCGGCCCGGCGTCTTCTTCGACGCGCTGATCGTGCGGAGTATCGGCAAGGACGAGTACGTGACGATGACCGAGAGCTCGCGGCTGGTCGAGCCCGAGACCAAGAAGCATGAGGCCATTTACGAGCCGGACTATGACATCGCGGTGATGAAGGTGAAGTCGGGGCGGACAATGGTCCGGCTCCGGACGATTCACATCAGCCGTACGGATCTCGAGCCATATCAGCAGGATATCTATGACGAGAACGGCAGAATCGTAACGACGGTGCAGTACTCGAAGTACCAGACGTTTGGCGATCTGCAGTTTCCGACGGAGATTGCCATCGACCGGCCTCTGGATAAGTACTCGCTGAAGGTGGCGGTGCAGAAGCTGACGCCGAACCAGAAGATCGATGACGACCAGTTCGAACTGCAACTGCCGACCGGGGTCACGGTGGAGACGCTAAAGTAG
- a CDS encoding M1 family aminopeptidase, which yields MSLLAALLLAGLFQTATITGTVTNTATAVIPGAQVTLAPSDHPAAPITVTTAQNGTFSFAAQKPGIYTVCVEAQVFVRNCVENIVVTQSGGTSLGAIELKLQPTATQADASRANTGRPNPPPEILKPPTADDLLRGPNGPFRANNDLLYYHLDVRVDPEKKFLSGKNTIRFKMLADGDRIQIDLVQTLAVEKILFDGAPLKYTREERAVYIDFPKKLRKGKTYSIDFFYSGAPVEGGRFGGLTFKTDTAGRPWINTACEEEGASVWWPNKDQWRDEPESMDISVAVPNALTDVSNGRFVSKVDLHDGYTQWNYHVSYPINNYDVSLNIGAYAHFGTTHKGLTMDYYVLPEDLEKAKLQFAQAPAMIDAYEHYFGEYPFLRDGYKLIEVPYAGMEHQSAVTYGNHFANGYLNRDWTGVGISPRFDFIIIHESGHEWFGNAVTAADRSDMWIHEGFTTYLECLYVEYMWGHADEVTYVNALKKKVHNKLPIIPPHDRNAEPPQDMYFKGALFLNTLRSVLHDDKEWFALIHDFYQTYQYKTLMTEDVVKFFNDRTSRDLTPVFNQYLRHTEIPLLEVKLADGNIQYRWQTDEFGFAMPIQVGSRMLTPTNRWQNTTSPLTKADFEAIKQAYYIDIKID from the coding sequence ATGTCGCTTCTCGCCGCCCTGCTCCTGGCAGGCCTCTTCCAGACAGCCACGATCACCGGTACGGTGACGAACACCGCCACCGCCGTCATTCCCGGCGCGCAGGTCACTCTCGCTCCCAGCGATCACCCCGCGGCCCCCATCACGGTCACGACCGCGCAGAACGGCACGTTCTCCTTTGCAGCGCAGAAGCCCGGCATCTATACCGTCTGTGTGGAGGCCCAGGTCTTCGTCCGCAACTGCGTCGAGAACATCGTTGTGACGCAGTCCGGAGGCACGTCGCTTGGCGCGATCGAGCTCAAACTCCAGCCGACCGCCACGCAGGCCGACGCCTCGCGCGCCAACACCGGACGCCCTAACCCCCCGCCTGAGATCCTCAAGCCGCCTACGGCCGACGATCTTCTGCGCGGGCCGAACGGGCCGTTCCGAGCGAACAACGATCTTCTCTACTACCATCTCGACGTGCGGGTCGACCCTGAGAAGAAGTTCCTCTCGGGCAAGAACACCATTCGCTTCAAGATGCTTGCGGATGGAGACCGGATCCAGATCGACCTCGTCCAGACATTGGCTGTGGAGAAGATCCTTTTCGATGGCGCGCCGTTGAAGTACACCCGCGAGGAACGCGCCGTGTACATCGACTTTCCCAAGAAGCTGCGCAAGGGGAAGACCTATTCGATCGATTTCTTCTACTCGGGTGCGCCGGTGGAAGGTGGACGATTTGGTGGACTGACCTTTAAGACCGACACCGCCGGCCGTCCATGGATCAACACGGCCTGCGAGGAAGAAGGGGCCAGCGTCTGGTGGCCGAATAAGGATCAGTGGCGCGATGAGCCGGAGTCGATGGACATCTCGGTGGCTGTGCCGAACGCGCTGACCGACGTGAGCAACGGACGCTTTGTCTCGAAGGTCGATCTTCACGATGGGTATACGCAGTGGAACTACCACGTCTCCTACCCGATCAATAACTACGATGTCTCGCTCAATATCGGAGCGTACGCGCACTTCGGCACGACGCATAAAGGGCTGACGATGGACTACTACGTCCTGCCCGAAGACCTGGAGAAGGCGAAGCTCCAGTTCGCACAGGCTCCTGCGATGATCGACGCATACGAGCACTACTTTGGGGAGTATCCGTTTCTCCGCGATGGGTACAAGCTGATCGAGGTCCCCTACGCGGGCATGGAGCACCAGTCTGCGGTCACGTACGGCAACCACTTTGCGAACGGCTATCTGAACCGCGACTGGACGGGTGTCGGGATCAGCCCGCGGTTCGACTTCATCATCATCCACGAGAGTGGGCACGAGTGGTTTGGCAATGCGGTTACGGCGGCGGACCGCTCGGACATGTGGATTCATGAAGGGTTCACGACGTACCTGGAGTGCCTGTATGTCGAATACATGTGGGGGCATGCGGACGAGGTCACGTACGTCAACGCGCTGAAGAAGAAGGTGCATAACAAGCTGCCGATCATTCCGCCGCACGATCGCAACGCGGAGCCGCCGCAGGATATGTACTTCAAGGGAGCGCTCTTTCTCAACACGCTGCGTTCCGTTCTGCATGATGACAAGGAGTGGTTCGCGCTGATCCACGACTTTTATCAGACCTATCAGTACAAGACGCTCATGACCGAGGACGTCGTCAAGTTCTTCAACGATCGCACCAGCCGCGACCTGACGCCGGTCTTCAACCAGTACCTCCGGCATACCGAGATTCCCCTGCTGGAGGTAAAGCTCGCCGACGGCAACATCCAATACCGGTGGCAGACGGATGAGTTTGGCTTCGCGATGCCGATCCAGGTAGGGAGCCGGATGCTGACCCCTACGAACCGGTGGCAGAACACGACGTCTCCCCTGACGAAGGCTGACTTCGAAGCGATCAAGCAGGCCTATTACATCGACATCAAGATCGATTGA